One genomic segment of Gottschalkia acidurici 9a includes these proteins:
- the typA gene encoding translational GTPase TypA: MNKIKDIRNIAIIAHVDHGKTTLVDALLRQSGTFRSNQVVEERVMDSNDIEKERGITILAKNTAIYYGDTKINIIDTPGHADFGGEVERVLKMVSGVVLVVDSFEGPMPQTKFVLKKALELDLPVIVCINKIDRPEARPDGVIDEVLDLFIELGANEEQLDCPFIFASAREGTSSLDMEKQEEDMKPLFETIVDFVPAPAGSEEDPLQLLISTIDYNEFVGRIGIGKVERGTIKLNQEAVIVNKEKEGESKKVRITKIYEFEGLNRVEVKEATVGDIIAVSGVEGIHIGDTICDVSNPEALPFVKISEPTLSMTFSVNDSPLAGQEGKFVTSRQVRDRLYKELQTDVGLRVEDTEKTDAFKVSGRGELHLSVLIENMRREGYEFQVSKPEVLYKDIDGKKCEPIEKAIIDVPEEYVGAVIEKLGQRKGELETMTPSNGGYTRLEFKMPARGLIGYRSEFMTDTRGNGIINTIFEGYEPYKGEIVMRPQGSLISFETGEAVAYGLYGAQDRGTLFITPGTKVYAGMIVGQNAKSEDMEVNVCKKKQLTNVRASGSDDALKLTTPKVLSLEEALEFITDDELVEVTPLSLRIRKSILDKSLRAKARKK; the protein is encoded by the coding sequence TTGAATAAAATTAAAGATATTAGAAATATAGCCATAATAGCACACGTTGATCACGGTAAAACTACACTAGTAGATGCATTATTGAGACAAAGTGGTACTTTTAGAAGTAACCAAGTAGTAGAAGAAAGAGTAATGGACTCTAATGATATAGAGAAAGAAAGAGGAATAACAATACTTGCAAAAAATACAGCTATTTATTATGGAGATACTAAAATAAACATAATAGATACACCAGGACATGCCGACTTTGGTGGAGAAGTAGAGCGTGTATTAAAAATGGTAAGTGGAGTTGTACTAGTAGTAGATTCGTTTGAAGGACCAATGCCTCAAACTAAATTTGTACTAAAAAAAGCATTAGAGTTAGACTTACCAGTAATAGTATGTATAAACAAAATAGATAGACCAGAAGCAAGACCTGATGGAGTAATAGACGAAGTGTTAGACTTATTTATAGAACTAGGAGCTAATGAAGAGCAACTAGACTGTCCGTTTATATTTGCATCAGCTAGAGAAGGAACATCTTCATTAGATATGGAGAAACAAGAAGAAGATATGAAGCCACTATTTGAAACGATAGTAGATTTTGTGCCAGCACCAGCAGGAAGTGAAGAAGACCCACTTCAACTTCTTATTTCTACGATAGACTACAATGAATTTGTAGGAAGAATAGGGATCGGAAAAGTAGAAAGAGGAACTATAAAATTAAATCAAGAAGCAGTTATAGTAAACAAAGAAAAAGAAGGCGAAAGCAAAAAAGTAAGAATAACTAAGATATATGAGTTCGAAGGATTAAATAGAGTTGAAGTAAAAGAAGCAACAGTAGGCGATATAATAGCTGTATCAGGAGTAGAGGGAATTCATATAGGAGACACTATATGTGATGTTAGTAATCCTGAAGCATTACCATTTGTTAAAATATCAGAACCAACTCTTTCTATGACATTCTCAGTTAACGACAGTCCACTTGCAGGTCAAGAAGGTAAATTCGTAACATCTAGACAAGTAAGAGATAGACTATATAAAGAACTTCAAACAGACGTTGGATTAAGAGTGGAAGATACAGAGAAAACAGATGCATTTAAAGTATCAGGTAGAGGAGAGCTACATCTTTCTGTTTTAATAGAAAATATGAGAAGAGAAGGATACGAGTTCCAAGTATCTAAGCCAGAAGTACTATACAAAGATATAGACGGAAAAAAATGTGAACCTATTGAGAAAGCAATTATAGATGTTCCAGAGGAATATGTAGGAGCTGTTATAGAAAAATTAGGACAAAGAAAAGGTGAACTAGAAACTATGACTCCATCTAATGGAGGATATACTCGTCTAGAGTTTAAGATGCCGGCTAGAGGTCTTATAGGATATCGTTCAGAATTCATGACTGATACTAGAGGAAATGGTATAATAAACACTATATTTGAGGGGTATGAGCCATACAAAGGTGAAATAGTTATGAGACCACAAGGGTCATTAATTTCATTTGAAACTGGAGAAGCTGTAGCTTATGGTCTTTATGGAGCGCAAGATAGGGGAACTCTTTTCATAACGCCAGGAACTAAAGTTTATGCAGGTATGATAGTTGGACAAAATGCAAAATCAGAAGATATGGAAGTCAATGTTTGTAAGAAAAAACAACTTACAAACGTTAGAGCATCTGGTTCAGACGATGCATTAAAACTTACAACTCCAAAAGTATTGAGCTTAGAAGAAGCACTAGAATTTATAACTGATGATGAATTAGTAGAAGTAACACCACTTAGCTTAAGAATTAGAAAAAGTATACTAGATAAAAGCTTAAGAGCTAAAGCTAGAAAAAAATAA
- a CDS encoding YgiQ family radical SAM protein, producing MNDFLPINKEDMKKRGWDQLDFVLITGDAYVDHPSFGTAIISRLLELHGYKVGIIAQPSWKDTNDFKRLGRPKLGFLINGGNIDPMVNHYSVAKKRRKDDAYSPGGKGGLRPDRATIVYCQKVREAYKKVPIIIGGIEASLRRLGHYDYWDNKIRRSIILDSTADLLIYGMGEKPIVEIAEALASGIPVEEITFINGTVYKTNDKDRAYNPIFLPTFDEIVESKIKYAESFKIQYENLDSIQGRPLIESYSNTYVVQNKSQDPMEQSELDRVYSLPYMRDYHPIYEKDGGIPAIKEVKFSLISNRGCFGNCSFCALAFHQGRVLQSRSHESIYREAEQIVWEPDFKGYIHDVGGPTANFRNRACDKQIEHGVCKSKQCLFPEPCKNLKIDHKDYLSLLRKLRDIPNVKKVFVRSGIRYDYLIHDKDDSFFKELCEHHISGQLKVAPEHISSKVLEKMGKPNREVYDKFVNKYKKINKELGMNQFLVPYLMSSHPGSTLNEAVELAEYLRDLGYMPEQVQDFYPTPSTLSTCMYYTGLDPMTMKKVYVPKSPHEKAMQRALIQYRNPKNYDLVLEALRKAGRLDLVGFGSKCLIRPRNNNKPNDTDSRNGTKNKNTKKNSVRDNRSKKTSRTKDSKNRRKR from the coding sequence ATGAACGACTTTTTACCTATAAATAAAGAAGATATGAAAAAAAGGGGATGGGATCAGTTAGATTTTGTATTAATTACAGGAGACGCATATGTGGATCATCCCTCCTTCGGTACTGCAATAATAAGTAGATTGTTGGAACTACATGGCTATAAAGTAGGTATAATAGCACAACCCTCTTGGAAAGATACTAATGACTTTAAAAGGTTAGGAAGACCTAAATTAGGGTTTCTAATAAATGGTGGAAACATAGATCCTATGGTAAACCATTATTCAGTAGCTAAAAAGAGAAGAAAAGACGATGCATATTCACCAGGTGGTAAAGGTGGGCTCAGACCAGATAGAGCCACTATAGTTTATTGCCAAAAAGTAAGAGAGGCTTACAAAAAAGTTCCTATAATAATAGGTGGTATAGAAGCAAGCTTAAGAAGACTTGGTCATTACGATTATTGGGATAATAAAATAAGGAGATCTATAATATTAGATTCGACAGCAGATTTGCTTATATATGGTATGGGTGAAAAGCCTATAGTAGAAATAGCAGAAGCATTAGCAAGTGGAATTCCAGTTGAAGAAATAACTTTTATAAACGGAACTGTTTACAAAACAAATGACAAAGATAGAGCATATAACCCTATATTTCTACCTACATTCGATGAAATAGTAGAATCTAAGATAAAATATGCTGAAAGTTTTAAAATTCAATATGAGAATTTAGATTCAATACAAGGTAGACCACTAATAGAATCCTACAGTAATACTTATGTAGTACAAAATAAATCACAGGATCCTATGGAACAGTCAGAATTGGATAGAGTTTACTCTTTGCCATACATGAGAGACTACCATCCTATATATGAAAAAGATGGAGGAATACCTGCTATTAAAGAAGTTAAGTTTAGCTTGATAAGTAATAGAGGATGTTTTGGAAACTGTAGTTTTTGTGCTTTAGCATTCCATCAAGGACGAGTATTACAATCTAGAAGTCATGAATCTATATATAGGGAAGCTGAACAAATAGTTTGGGAGCCAGATTTTAAAGGATATATTCATGATGTAGGTGGACCAACTGCAAACTTTAGAAATAGAGCGTGTGATAAGCAAATAGAACATGGAGTATGTAAAAGTAAACAATGTCTTTTCCCAGAACCATGTAAAAATTTAAAAATAGATCACAAAGACTATTTAAGTCTATTAAGAAAGCTAAGAGATATTCCAAATGTGAAAAAGGTATTTGTTCGTTCAGGAATTAGATATGACTATCTAATACATGATAAAGATGATAGTTTTTTTAAAGAATTGTGTGAACACCATATAAGTGGACAGCTAAAAGTTGCACCAGAGCATATATCTTCAAAAGTACTAGAAAAGATGGGAAAGCCTAATAGAGAAGTATATGATAAGTTCGTAAATAAATATAAAAAAATAAATAAAGAATTAGGAATGAACCAATTTCTAGTTCCGTATCTAATGTCTAGTCATCCAGGATCTACACTAAATGAAGCTGTGGAGCTAGCTGAATACTTAAGAGATCTTGGATATATGCCAGAGCAAGTGCAAGACTTCTATCCAACACCGTCTACGCTTTCTACGTGTATGTATTATACAGGTTTAGACCCTATGACTATGAAAAAAGTTTATGTTCCAAAATCTCCACATGAAAAGGCAATGCAAAGGGCGTTAATACAATATCGAAATCCTAAAAATTATGATTTAGTTTTAGAAGCATTAAGAAAAGCAGGAAGATTAGATTTAGTAGGCTTTGGTTCAAAATGCTTAATAAGACCAAGAAATAACAACAAACCTAATGATACCGACAGTAGAAATGGTACAAAGAACAAAAACACTAAGAAAAATAGTGTTAGGGATAATAGAAGTAAAAAAACTAGTAGAACTAAAGATAGTAAAAATAGAAGGAAAAGGTAA